In one window of Hyla sarda isolate aHylSar1 chromosome 1, aHylSar1.hap1, whole genome shotgun sequence DNA:
- the TPST2 gene encoding protein-tyrosine sulfotransferase 2 translates to MRFTVRKVLLVFSFIVLVALAVHLGQQMLECQQILDESYGRKNWGAMKPESEELVMMDANNIEYRYSKGMPLIFIGGVPRSGTTLMRAMLDAHPDVRCGEETRIIPRILAMRQAWSKSGSEKMRLDEAGVTDVVMDAAVQAFILEIIAKHGEPAKLLCNKDPFTLKSSVYLSKLFPNAKFLLMIRDGRASVHSMITRKITIAGFDLNSYRDCLTKWNKAIEIMYAQCLEIGEHKCLPVYYEQLVLHPKQTMHAIIEFLGIPWSDAVLHHEELIGKPGGVSLSKTEKSTDQVMKPVNLEALTKWVGKLPTDIVDDMSRIAPMLARLGYDPFANPPKYGNPDALVVNNTHRILKGDFKTPSSLKGFIQIHQNNSSHW, encoded by the exons ATGCGGTTCACTGTGAGGAAGGTGCTGTTGGTGTTTAGCTTCATTGTCTTGGTGGCCTTAGCAGTGCATCTTGGCCAGCAAATGCTAGAATGCCAGCAAATTCTGGATGAAAGTTATGGTAGAAAAAACTGGGGTGCCATGAAGCCAGAAAGTGAAGAACTTGTAATGATGGATGCCAATAACATAGAGTACCGATACAGTAAAGGCATGCCCCTTATATTTATTGGCGGAGTGCCTAGAAGTGGTACCACATTAATGAGAGCCATGCTTGATGCTCATCCGGACGTCCGCTGTGGAGAAGAGACACGCATTATCCCAAGGATATTAGCAATGCGCCAAGCATGGTCGAAATCTGGCAGTGAAAAGATGCGTCTTGATGAGGCTGGAGTAACAGATGTAGTTATGGATGCCGCTGTGcaggcctttatattagaaattatAGCAAAACATGGAGAACCTGCCAAACTATTATGTAACAAGGACCCTTTTACTTTGAAATCCTCAGTTTATCTCTCCAAACTGTTTCCAAATGCCAAGTTTCTCCTTATGATTCGAGATGGACGTGCATCTGTACATTCCATGATTACCAGGAAGATAACTATAGCTGGCTTTGACTTAAACAGCTATAGAGACTGTTTGACCAAATGGAACAAAGCAATAGAGATCATGTACGCACAGTGCTTAGAGATCGGAGAGCACAAGTGCCTACCGGTTTACTATGAACAACTAGTCCTGCATCCCAAGCAAACCATGCATGCCATCATTGAGTTTCTGGGTATTCCTTGGAGTGATGCAGTGCTTCATCACGAGGAATTGATTGGAAAACCAGGAGGCGTATCCCTCTCTAA GACTGAAAAGTCAACCGACCAAGTAATGAAGCCTGTGAATCTTGAGGCCTTGACTAAATGGGTTGGGAAGCTGCCAACAGACATAGTAGATGACATGTCTCGTATAGCTCCAATGCTTGCCCGACTAGGATATGATCCCTTTGCCAACCCGCCAAAATATGGTAATCCCGATGCATTAGTGGTCAACAACACCCACCGA ATCCTAAAGGGGGACTTTAAAACACCAAGCAGCCTGAAAGGATTTATTCAG ATTCATCAGAATAACTCCTCACACTGGTGA